ATCTTGGGGAAAGTATTTATCCATCATGATCTCATAGCAACGCATCCGCACATCGGCCGGCACATCATCGCTTTTGGTAGCGCCGACAAGGGGATGCAAGAATAAACCATCTACCACTTCTAGGGCGCATTTTTGAATGTATTCGTGGGCCCGGTGGATGGGATTACGGGTTTGGAAACCGACAATCGTTTTCCAAGCTTTTTCGTGGAACATTTGGCGCGATTGCAGAGGATCGATCTGATATTTGGGAAACTGGGGATGAGGATCGCGCTGAAGTAACCAAATTGGACCCGCGAGGTTAATTTCTCCCTGTTCGTAGAGGACTTTTACCCCAGGATGTTTCTGGTCGTCGGTACGATAGACGTTAACTGCTTCGTGGGCCTTATTGTAACGGTATTTTTGGGTTAGTTCCAGGACTCCGACAAAGTTGCCTTCGCTGTCATCTAAACGAATCCAGTTGCCTTCTTTGAGGGGATCCGCCACTTCTTCCCTAACGGAAAGAGTCACGGGAATTGCCCAGGGTAAACCATTGATTAGACGCATATCATCGACGACTTTTTCGTAGTCGTCCTGTTCCATAAAGCCTTTGAGGGGACTGAAACCACCAATAGCAATCATAACTAAATCCGAGAGCGCTCGTTCATCTAAGGAAACTCGCGGTAGTTTTTCAGCTAGGGCCAGAAATTCGGCTTTTTCGGCAGCGGTAGCAATACGATTAATTAATTGCCCACCGTGGGGCGCAATTCCTTCGGTCAGTACAGTCATAAAAATTTCTTTACATTGTCACGGTTTATCCTATCAGAAGTTGGTTAACCCTTAATCAAGGGGTTGGGACTAGCGATGATTTTCCAGTCGGAACAGTTTACAATAAGATTTGTAAAGAATTATCAATAATTATGAGCGAAAAAGTTGTTCTGATTGTCGGTGCTACGGGGGGGATCGGTGCCACTTTAGCGCGTAAACTAGCTGTTAATGGTCATAAACTCGTATTAGTGGCCAGAAATGCCGATAATTTATCTAATTTAGCTGGTGAGTTGCCTTGTCCCTCGTTAATTGTGCCGACGGATATCACTAATCCGACTCAGGTGGAAACTTTGATGGCCAAAATTGTCTCTCATTACGGCCGGTTGGATGTGTTGGTTAATGCGGCCGGAGCCGGTGTGATGAAACAATATAATAAAATCACGCCGGAAGATTTAGATAAAATGCTCGACCTCAATCTAAAGGGGAGTTTTTATACCTGTCAGGCTGCGGCTAATGTGATGAAGGAAAATAAGGCTGGTCATATCTGTAATGTGGTGGGAATTTTAGGTAAGCATTCTATGGCTATGGCTGCCGCTTATTGTGCTTCTAAATACGGGGTGGTCGGTTTTAGTAAATGTTTGGCCGATGAGTTAAAACGCTATGGTATTAAAATGACTTTATTCTATTTTGGTGGTGTTGATACTCCTTTTTGGGATCAGGTGAGCTTAAAAGTTGATCGCACTAAAATGTTAACCGCTCAAACCGCCGCCGATGCTATCTATTTTGCCATGAATGCTGAACCCCAAGCCGTCCCCATGGAAATTAATATTCAACCCGATAGTCATCTCTTTTTTTAGTCATCAGCTTTTTCAGTTATCAGTTATCAGTTATCAGTTATCAGTTATCAGTTATCAGTCAATAGCATTAAGTGGCAAGTTCGGAGTTTTATTTTCAATGTTTACTGCTCACTGAAAAAACCCTTTTTTTGACTTTATCTATGTTTATTGATCATATTCATTTTTATGTAGAATCGGCTAAAAAATGGCGGGATTGGTTTGTGGGGGTGATGGATTTTCAGGCGATCGCAAGTTTAGTTAATCTCCACACACACACGGAAATAGTCGGCAATGGCATCCAAAAAGATAAAACTAAACAGATTATTTTTATCTTATCTTCTCCCTTAAATTCCCTTAGTCCCGTGGCGGAATTTTTAAGTAAATATCCTGAAGGGGTGGTAGATGTGGCTTTTCAAGTGGAGGATTTAGACGCTTTAGCTAGGAAAATTAAACAGGATATTTTTATTCAGGAAACTGCTTTTTCTAGGGGGAAGATAAAAAGCTGTCAAATCTCTAGCATTGCTGATCTCAAACATACGTTAATTGAAAGACAGGGAATCACGCCAATTTTAGCCGATCCTAATCTGATTGAGTATGATATTAAGCAGCAATATAATCAGGATATTCTGGCAATTGATCATTTAGTTTTAAATGTTTTTCAAGGGAATTTAGAGTTAACAGCCAATTGGTATGAGGAAAATTTAGGCTTTAAAAAAAGGCAAACTTTTACTATTAAAACGGAGCGTTCTGGTCTTTATTCTCAGGTACTTGTTCACCCCGAAACTGAATTAAAATTACCGATTAATGAGCCAGATAGTAACAGTTCTCAAATTCAAGAATTTTTAGATATTAATCAAAAATCTGGCATTCAACACATTGCTTTAAAAACGGAAAATATTGTAAAATTAACTCAGAAATTAAGAGAAAAAAAGGTAGAGTTTTTATCAGTTCCCGACAGTTATTATCAACAAATTAACTATCAAAAGAAAGCCTTTAATATTGCTGATTGGGAATGGTCAGAAATAAAAAAAAGGGAAATTCTCATCGATTTTGAACAAAATAGTCATTCCCTCCAGGAAAAGCCAACTTTACTGCAAATTTTCACTAAACCAATTTTTTCCCAGCCGACTTTCTTTTTTGAATTAATCGAGCGACGTCATGCCGCTAGAGGTTTTGGAGAAGGCAACTTCCGGGCCTTATTTGAAGCGATCGAACGGGAACAAATACAGCGAGGAACTTTAGATTAGAGTCAGAAAAGCGATAATTTTTCCCATGAGACTATGAACGATAACGTAATTCAATCACATCTTTTTTGATCGTGACATCATAGGAACCAAAAAAGGTTTGTCCCAAGAGTCCTAACCCTTCCATTTGGGGAGAAATATTAACAATCTGATTATATAAAGTCATCTCGCCAGCTTTAACAGAATTAATGCGACCAAGATAACCAGTAACGACACCGCCGGCGGTATTATTGATTACTTCCCTTTCCCGTTTGACTTTCATCGCTTTTGCCATGGCATCGGTGAGGACGATCGAACTAGCTCCCGTATCAAAAAGCATTTCATAATAGTGACGGTTATTAAAAACTACCATCACCGTGGGAATGCCGTTAACCCGGCGTTGAATCGGTAGCTGATAAACTTGCGGGGAATTTTTCCTATTTCTGGATGAACCGCCACAGAGACGGCTAAGATCTATGTGTTGTCCATCTGCTCTTTGGAGAAAGCATTCCGATTGAGCGAGAGTCGCAGCGGTGAAGGGAAATAACAGCAAAGTGCTGGCTAATGCGATCGCAGAAATAGACCTATTCATGGGTTTAACATCGAGAAGACCGACTCGGAAAAGAACGCTTCTAGCCCTATAATTCCCCAAAAATGCGGGAAAATAAGGGGGGTTTAACCCGGAGGCCAGGTCATTGGGCGATCGCCTAAGAGATGGACATGAAGATGATCGACGGTTTGACCCCCATGTTCCCCATTATTGATCACCACTCGATAACCTTGACTTAATTTGGCTTCGGCGGCCACTTTTTTAACAGTTAGTAACAAATGTCCCAATAAATCGCGATCGCTGTCGCTGGCTTCCTCTAGTTTCGGAATCGGTTTTTTGGGGATAATGAGGATATGGGTGGGTGCTTGGGGATTAACATCTCGAAAAGCGAGAACCAGATCATCTTCATAAACGATCGAGGCTGGAATTTCTTTACGGATAATTTTGCTAAAAATAGTCTCGCTCATAGACAAATTGCTTTTTTTTTCAACTATACCATTAAGCTCTCAGCTTTTCTGGTGAGGTTATCCCTATAAATACGCTGATTTTCTGGGTAAATTCCCAGATAAAATCATTTTTATGCGGAAAACTAGCCTAACATCCTGTTTCATTTTCCTAAGAACTCACTTTATTTTTACTTGAGCCAAAATGTTAGCAAGGGTTTGGAGTGCGGCAATTATCGGTATTGATGCCATTAAAATCGGGGTAGAGGTGGATGTATCGGGGGGATTACCCGGAATTGCCGTGGTGGGTT
This portion of the Microcystis aeruginosa NIES-2549 genome encodes:
- a CDS encoding retropepsin-like aspartic protease family protein; amino-acid sequence: MNRSISAIALASTLLLFPFTAATLAQSECFLQRADGQHIDLSRLCGGSSRNRKNSPQVYQLPIQRRVNGIPTVMVVFNNRHYYEMLFDTGASSIVLTDAMAKAMKVKREREVINNTAGGVVTGYLGRINSVKAGEMTLYNQIVNISPQMEGLGLLGQTFFGSYDVTIKKDVIELRYRS
- the hppD gene encoding 4-hydroxyphenylpyruvate dioxygenase encodes the protein MFIDHIHFYVESAKKWRDWFVGVMDFQAIASLVNLHTHTEIVGNGIQKDKTKQIIFILSSPLNSLSPVAEFLSKYPEGVVDVAFQVEDLDALARKIKQDIFIQETAFSRGKIKSCQISSIADLKHTLIERQGITPILADPNLIEYDIKQQYNQDILAIDHLVLNVFQGNLELTANWYEENLGFKKRQTFTIKTERSGLYSQVLVHPETELKLPINEPDSNSSQIQEFLDINQKSGIQHIALKTENIVKLTQKLREKKVEFLSVPDSYYQQINYQKKAFNIADWEWSEIKKREILIDFEQNSHSLQEKPTLLQIFTKPIFSQPTFFFELIERRHAARGFGEGNFRALFEAIEREQIQRGTLD
- a CDS encoding SDR family oxidoreductase is translated as MSEKVVLIVGATGGIGATLARKLAVNGHKLVLVARNADNLSNLAGELPCPSLIVPTDITNPTQVETLMAKIVSHYGRLDVLVNAAGAGVMKQYNKITPEDLDKMLDLNLKGSFYTCQAAANVMKENKAGHICNVVGILGKHSMAMAAAYCASKYGVVGFSKCLADELKRYGIKMTLFYFGGVDTPFWDQVSLKVDRTKMLTAQTAADAIYFAMNAEPQAVPMEINIQPDSHLFF
- a CDS encoding histidine triad nucleotide-binding protein; its protein translation is MSETIFSKIIRKEIPASIVYEDDLVLAFRDVNPQAPTHILIIPKKPIPKLEEASDSDRDLLGHLLLTVKKVAAEAKLSQGYRVVINNGEHGGQTVDHLHVHLLGDRPMTWPPG
- the sat gene encoding sulfate adenylyltransferase, producing the protein MTVLTEGIAPHGGQLINRIATAAEKAEFLALAEKLPRVSLDERALSDLVMIAIGGFSPLKGFMEQDDYEKVVDDMRLINGLPWAIPVTLSVREEVADPLKEGNWIRLDDSEGNFVGVLELTQKYRYNKAHEAVNVYRTDDQKHPGVKVLYEQGEINLAGPIWLLQRDPHPQFPKYQIDPLQSRQMFHEKAWKTIVGFQTRNPIHRAHEYIQKCALEVVDGLFLHPLVGATKSDDVPADVRMRCYEIMMDKYFPQDRVILAINPSAMRYAGPREAIFHAIIRKNYGCTHFIVGRDHAGVGDYYGTYDAQYIFDEFEPGELGIVPMKFEHAFYCTRTSGMATTKTSPSLPEERIHLSGTKVRELLRKGELPPPEFSRPEVAAELIRAMQGS